The window CCTGTAGACTTGCCTTACCGCTGGCATGCAGAAAAGCCTAGTGAGGATTTAATTGATGCAGTTTGGGACGATGACTCTCATAGTTGGATTGAAAACAGTGATAAATCTCAGCCAGCTTTAATTGCTAAGTTGCAAGCAAGTAATGCAGCTATGCAAAAGAAAATGGAAAACTACGAAGCAGCTAAGATTAAAGATGCTCAAAATAATGATAAAATCGTTCAAGCTTTAAGTGGCGTACAAAAGGGACAAGCACAAACTACAGCAGTTCTTGCTCAACTTGTGCCAATGGTTCAACAACTTTCCAAGTCAGTAAACACACCAGACAAACCAAATGCAGCTGATGAAACTAAGAAAAAAGAAGGTGCTGAATAATGTTTGATTTTGATTTCAGTTCTATCTATTCAAACCTTGAAAGTTTATGTAAATCATCTCTAGACAATGGGTATTTCACAGACAACACAATTGCGGGATTTGTTCAGCAAGGAACATTTGATGCAGATGGATATAAGAGAATTACGGGTGATGATTATGTTGCAGGAGATCAAAATACTGTGGCAAACGGCTAAACTTAATTTACTTCATTTGATTTTGGGAAGTTTGCTTACAGCTTTTGGAATTGTTCTTTTAGTGAACGATTCCTTTTTTTATTGGCCACCAGAATGGCAATGGCTCTTCAATAATGACTTAGTCGATGCCTTTGCAATCATAGTTGGTATTGGCTTAATTGCATTTGTTTTTGCTGGTGGAAGAAGTCAACTTGCTAATGCCGTGTTACTAGCTTGTTCAGCATTCTTTTTGATGATGTTAACAGTATTGCAACTGGGGCATGTTTTGGTCATGCACGACTATAGCAGATTGCTTTCAATTATTGCACTAATCGGGTGGCTACTAGTAATTCAGTATTTAGCAGTATTTTCTAAGACTGTAAGACGACGAAAGTAGGTAATAAGAAGTGCAAGACTGGGCTAATTTAATCCGTGAAATAGCACTTCTTTTTTCTGGTTTTGTTGCAGGGCTTACTGCTTGGAACGCTTTACGCAAAACAAGCCATGAAGTTTCAAAAGATGATAAAGAAGAACTGAGGGCTGACCGTGACTTATATAGAAATCGGTGGCTTGAAAGTGAGAAAGCTTTTGATGAAATTGATGCAGAAAATGACAAGTTGCGCAAGAAGGTTAAACGGTTAGAAAACAAGATAGATGATTTTAAAGAAAACGAGGACAGAAAATGAGCTTTGAACAAATTGGCGATATGTTAGTTGTTGCTGTATCAGTAGTTATAGCAATCATCTTTTATGTTTATTCAAAAAATAAGATTGCTATTGATAAAAAAGCTATGCAAGGCGATGCACTAGCTAAAGCTGAAAAAATGATTGCTAATTCAGCAAATGCAATCGTATATCAAACTGAAAAAGAGGGCGGTTCAGGTAAGGATAAGCTGTTAGCAGCTTTTAATTACTTAATCGCTATTTTAGATTTGGCGCACTTACCGCATCCCTCAACAGCTTATATCAAAGGCGAGATTGAGAAGTCGGTTACTACGATGAAGCAAACGAAAAACTTTGTTGATAGTATGCAAACACTGACTAAGGAAGACGATGCAGCCAAACAATTGAAAAGTAAGACCATTGTTGGCGAATTGAAAGAAGTAAAGAAGTAGGAGGTAACTATGGTTGAAGTAGCTAAAAGAAGTTACGGTGTAGATGTATCAAGTCATAACAACGGCAATTATTCCGGATCGAAATTTGCCGTTGTTAAAGTGTCAGAGGGCTTAGATTATCGTAATCCTAAAGCACAATCTCAAGTATCTACTGCAAGAGCTAATAGTATGTTGCCAATGGCTTATCACTATGCGAGGTTTAGTGGCAATAGTAACGTAGCAATTCAAGAAGGTAACTATGCAGTTACTTCTGCAAAAGCTGTTGGTCTTGAGGCAGGTACTTACTTAGCTTGTGACTATGAACAAGGAAGTGGAAACGAAACTAGAGGAGATCGTGAAACTAATACGACTGCTATCTTATCTTTCTTAGATACTATTGTGGGTGCTGGTTATAAGCCTTTACTATACTCAGGCGCTTATCTTATGAGAGACAAAATTAATACTTCTAGAATTTTAGCCAAGTATCCTAATTGTTTGTGGGTAGCAGCATATCCATCAGGTAATGGTACTGCGGTAAGTGAACCAAACTTTGGCTACTTTCCATCAATGAACGGAGTAGCAATTTGGCAATTTACCGATAACTGGCGTGGGTTAAATGTTGACGGAAACATCAGCTTGATTGATCTAAAAAATGATAGCAAACCAGTAGCTCAGCCATCTGTTGCACAATCAGCATCAGAAAAAACATGGACTGATGTACAAGGTATGACTTGGCATGAAGAACATGGTACTTTCATCACTGGTGGAGCGATTAATCTTCGCTGGGGCGCTAATACGCAAAGCACACTGATTACCACCTTACCAGCAGGTTCAGAAGTTAAATACAATGCTTGGGCTAGAGATAGTGCTGGGCGTGTATGGTTACAGCAACCGAGAGAAAATGGTAAGAATGGCTATTTAGTTGGTCGTGTCGGCAGTGAGCCGTGGGGAACTTTCAAATAATTTAATATAATTCAAAAGCCGCTCTGGAGATGTTTCTCTGGAGCGGCTTTTTGCATACAACAAATTTTCTATTATTTTAACTATGTTTTCTTGTTACAATTTTACTTACAATATGTTATACTTAACTTGCAACAAGTTAGGAATTCTAAAATTCAATGAACTCAAAAAGCATTACCTGATCGCTACAAAAGGTAATGCTTTTTTTATCGCTTGACGCAACCTATCAAACGTTGAGGGTGGAAATGCGACTATTTATGTTTTTTGTTGTTACGCCGATCATCCAGCCAGTGATCGAATAGTGATTTCACCATTCCCACAAGAATTGGAGCTACAACTAAAGTTAGAAAATCCTTCAACGAACTCACCTCCTTTCAAGGGGAGGCAATAGTCGCTGAAATAATTATAACAAAATTAGATGTATAGTATATGTAGAAAATGAAACTATAAGTAATTATCAACTGACCCCCGCTGTGACCCCCAAACTTAAAATAGAATAAATTCAAATAAAAGAAAAAGTACCATATCTCAGGCACTTAAAAGCATAGAAAATCATATAAAATCAAACGATTTGGTCTCCTAAACCGTAGAGGTGAGTTCGAATCTCACCGGGGTCATAACAAAAAAGGTATGTGCTTCAATTACAAGAAGTACATGCCCTTTTTAATATCAGACATATTTTAATGGATTGATAAAAATTTTTAAAACAATCCAGAGAAAAATAATTAATAAGACTGCAATAATTCCGATTAAAAAATACCTTGTTTTTCGCGGATAGGAATTTCCTAAAAGAAAAACCAGACAAAAAACTATAATGGTAATTAAAATTGCAGCTAAAGATAAAAAACTAAACATAATGTATTTCACTTTCCTTATAATATATAAGTATAAATTAGTTTGGCTGATAGTACCAAAGAAAATTGAATTAGGCTATAGTATAAGAGACAAGCTAAAAGGTAAGGAAATATTTATGAAGAAAATAAAAGTAATGACCGTGTTTGGAACTAGGCCAGAGGCTATTAAGATGGCTCCCTTGGTGTTAAAGTTAAAACAAGATGAGCGTTTTGAAGAGATAACAGTAGTAAGTGCGCAACACCGTGAAATGCTTGATCAGGTGTTAGATATTTTTAAGATCAAACCGGATTATGATTTTAATATCATGCATAAAAACCAAACTTTGGAAGATATTACTTCAAAAGTATTGATGGATATGGCAAAAGTAATTAAAACTGAACATCCAGATATTGTTTTGGTTCATGGTGATACAACCACTAGCTTTGCGGCTGGTCTTGCAACTTTTTATGAACAAACTACTTTAGGTCATGTTGAAGCAGGTCTGAGAACCTGGAATAAATACTCACCATTTCCTGAAGAAATGAATCGGCAAATGACAGATGATTTAGCAGATTTGTATTTTGCACCAACTGAATTAAGTAAAAAGAATTTAATTAAAGAAAATCATCCAAGCGATAATATTTATGTTACTGGAAATACGGCAATTGATGCATTAGAGCAAACAGTTAAAAAAGATTATCACCATGACGTTCTTGATGAGATTAAACCTGGCAATAGAGCTATTTTAGTTACTATGCACCGCAGGGAAAATCAAGGCGAGCCAATGCGGCGCGTCTTTAAGGTGATGAAGCAGGTAGTTGATAGTTATGATGATGTAGAAATCATTTACCCAGTTCATCTTTCACCAAGGGTACAAGCAGTCGCAAAAGAAGTATTAGGCGGCGACCCTAGAATTCATTTGATTAAGCCACTTGATGTAGTTGATTTTCATAATTTAGCTAAAAGAAGTTACTTTATTATGACTGATTCAGGTGGTGTGCAAGAAGAAGCCCCTTCTCTTGGCAAACCGGTATTAGTTTTACGTGATACGACTGAACGCCCAGAGGGTGTTGAAGCAGGAACCCTGAAGCTTGTAGGTACTGAGGTAGATAAGGTTCATGATGAAATGATTCGTTTACTTGAAGATAAGAAAGCCTATGATGAAATGGCCAATGCTAAAAATCCTTACGGAGATGGTAAGGCTTCAGATCGAATTATGAATGCAATTGCTTATTATTTTGATAAAGAACATAATCAAAAGCCAGCAGATTTTAGATAAAAAAAAGCTCCAGAAGTTAATCTGGAGCTTTTTTCAGTATTTCTTATTAAAATGATCTTTAAACCTTTTAGCAAACTTACTACTAGTATTAAGAAAAATTGATTTAGTAGTTAAGTAGTTAAAAATACCTACTAAAATTTGATCGACAATTTTTACAAAAAGAGCATTCCAGTGAAGCCAGGAAATACCAACTAACATAATCAAGTTATCAGGAATCAAACTGATAATTCGGTAAATAAAGAATAAACATAGTTGGTAGACAACGCCGTGCTGCTTATCAACATTTTGGATAAATACGCTATGTTTATTAAAAGAAAAAGAGGCTAAATTAGAAATAATGAAGGCGATCGTGTTAGCATAAATTACTGGAATTTTCCAAACATTATGAAATAAAAGAAAGCAGACAATATTAATGACTGCTGCAAGAAAACAAAAGATAACATAAACATAAAAGTTTCGGTGTCTGGCAACAAGTCTACCTCCAAGCTCTCTTAATTGCTCTTGGGTAATTTTTTGCCCCTTTCTTTTATGATGCCTTTTAGTCATTAAATGCCTCAACTATTTCTTCAGTAGCTTGATCGATTAAGTCGATATCCTCATCGTCAACAGCATTTTCAATTTTAACTGGTTTAGCTACTTCAACTGCACCGCATTTAATAAATGCTTTTTCGAAATCATCTACATTTTCGCAATAGTGATCTTTATATGTTTTGTCTCCTGAACCCATAACAGCAAATTTTTTGCCAGAAAGGTCAAGCGTAATTAGTTGATCATAAAAGTCTTTTAATTCATCAGTCATAACGCCTTCGCCGTATGTATAAGTAACCATTACGCAAAGGTCAGCATCAAGATAAGAAGTAGCATCTGCAAAGCTGACGTCGATATTTTTAACGTCAAAACCTGCATCTTGTAAATTCTCTTCTAAAATCTCCGCCATATCTTCATCATTACCAGTCATACTGGCAAAGACAATCTGTGCTTTCATGCAAAAAACTTCTTTCTATAACGTTTTCTTTTATTATACTAAAGAAGTATAGAAGTTTGTAAATCTTAAGAGAAATTATTTAAGAAAAGCTTTATAATGAATATCTGGAATTTTCTCAATAACTACTAAATTATACTTATTTAAGGTATGCTAGGAGTATATAAATTAAAAAGGAGATTTTTTAATGATAACAATTAAGTCAAAACGCGAATTGCAAGGAATGCAAAAATCTGGTCGCGTTTTAGCAGCAATGTTTGAAGGTTTACGTGACGTGATTAAACCTGGAATTTCTACTTGGGAAATTGAAGAATTTGCACAGGATTTTATGAAAAAACATGGTGGTCGTCTTTCAGAACAAGGCTTTGAAGGATATAAGTATGGTACTTGTATTAGTGTCAATGACGAAATTGCGCATGCAATTCCTCGAAAAGATAAGATCTTAAAAGAAGGCGACTTAGTTAGTGTTGACGTAACTTGTAACGTCGATGGCTATGAAACTGACTCATGCACTACTTATGGTGTTGGCGAAATTTCTGCTGAAGATCAAAAATTAATGGATGTTACTAAAAAAGCAATGTACATGGGAATTGACCAAGCTGTTGTGGGTAATCGTATTGGTGACATTGGTAGCGTTATTCAAAATTACGTTGAGAATGAAAATGGTTATGGTGATGTACGAGAACTTGTAGGCCACGGAATTCAACCATCTATTCACGAAGATCCAGAAGTTCCTCACTGGGGTAAGGCAGGTCACGGTTTACGTTTGCGTGAAGGAATGACTATTACAGTTGAACCAATGGTTGAAGCAGGTGGGGACTGGAGAATTGAACAAAAGACTGTTTCAGATCCAAACGATGACTGGGTATACTACGCAACTCCAGATGGATCAAAAGCAGCACAATTTGAGCATACTTTTGCTATCACTCCAGATGGTCCAAAGATCTTAACTTTACAAAAGCCATATGATGGTTATGAAAAGTATCTTCCTCACTTTTTAGATGAAGATTAATAAGTAGTAAAGTTTATGAAATCTTTTCTCAATCAGACTAAAAACCGTATAACAGAATTTTTTCAATTATTATCTAAATATATTAGCCAAGGCGAGATAAATCAGACTTCGATTATTATCGCTTATTATGTACTGCTTAGTATTTTCCCAATTATCATTATTATTGGAAATGTCTTGCCCTTATTTAGTATTGATACAAAACCGATTGCTCGCTACCTTGAATTAATTTTTCCATCACAAGTTTCAAGTTTGATTATGCCCATTATTAATGCTTTATTGAAAAAGCATTCAAGTGGCTTTATTTCTTTGGGTATTGTGATTGCAATTTGGTCTTTAAGTTGTTTAGTGAACTCAGTTCGTTTAGCTGCAAATAAAATTTATGGCGTTGATAAAAAAGAAAAAGGAAAGTCATGGTGGAACTATTTACTTGCTAGGACCTTCACCTTTGCACTTTCTGTAATTTTAGTGGCTGGCTTTTCCATCATAATCTTTGTATTTACCTTTGGTAGACAGATTATGGAATTTCTAGCTCCAATTTTTAATCTATCGTTATGGTGGGTATATAAATTGGAAAATTATCGCTGGCCAATTATCATTTTAATGACAGTTATTATCAACTTGTATATTAACTATGTTATTCCAAATATCAGCGTTCAAAAGCGGGTAGTATGGCCCGGGGTTTGTTTCACTGTAGCTAGCTGGGGTGCCTTGTCTTATTTCTTTGGTTTGTATTTAAGACAGTTTGGAACGCGCTGGCAAAATTATGGAATTGTCGGTTCATTTATAATTTTTATGTTATGGCTTAATATAGGTTCATTCTTACTTTTGTTAGGTATTTGTATTAATGCTACAGGGGATGAACTAAAAGATAGAAAAATTGAATACAGTCGTAGCCCGATTTTGAGAATTTTTAGAAAAAATAAGAAATTACCTAAATAAGTTATCTTAAGTTTGGTAAAATACATTATGGAAAGCTTATTTTTGTGAGGAGAATAAAATGAAAGTAAGAAAAGCAGTTATTCCAGCAGCTGGATTAGGTACTAGATTTTTACCTGCAACTAAGGCTATGCCTAAGGAAATGGTACCAATTGTTGATAAACCAACAATTCAATTTATCGTAGAAGAAGCTAAAAAATCAGGAATTGAAGATATCTTGATTGTTACTGGTAAGAACAAGCGCTCAATTGAAGATCACTTTGACGCTAACCCAGAACTAGAACAAGATTTGGAAGAAAAGGGTAAGACTGAACTTTTACACTTGACCCAATCAATTACTAATTTAGGTGTTAACCTTTACTACACTCGTCAACCACATCCAGCTGGTTTAGGAGATGCGATTTTAAGAGCTCGCAGCTTCGTTGGGGATGAACCATTTGCTGTTATGCTTGGTGACGACTTAATGGACGACAAGGTTCCACTAACTAAGCAATTAATTGATCGCTACGATAAGACACATGCATCAACTATTGCTGTTATGCCTGTACCACATGAAGAAGTTTCTAAGTACGGTGTTATCGATCCAGATAACGAAATTGAACCAGGCTTGATTAACGTTAAAGCCTTTGTTGAAAAGCCAGATGTTGATAAAGCTCCTAGTGATTACGCAATCATTGGTCGTTACTTATTAACTCCAGAAATTTTTGATATTTTAGCACATCAAAAACCTGGTCGTGGTGGCGAAATTCAATTAACTGACGCTATTGATACTATGAACAAGACTCAACGAGTATTTGCTCATGTATTTAACGGTGAACGTCACGATGTTGGTAACAAGGAAGGTTACCTTGAAACCTCAATTGAATATGGTTTATCTCACCCACAAATTAAAGATGATTTACGTAAGTACATCATTGCAATGGGGCAAAAATTACAAAATGAAGATAAAAAGACTAATAAGAAAAAATAATAATTTTTATTAGCATTTTAGAAAGAAACTATCGATCGATAGTTTCTTTTTTTGATAAAAAATATTTTTCGTTTTTGCGTAATAGTAATTAGAAACTTTTCATAAAAAGGGAAACGCTTATGCGCAAAAATGAAAACGAGTTAGTAGCTAAAATCATTGATGATCCTGTATTCAGCTGGGTGATGGAACAAGATGATAATTGTTGCAAATTATTGCAAGCAATTTTACCAGAGCTGAATATTACTCGAGTCGAATTTGAAACGCAAAAGAGATTAAAGTTTCATCCAGAAAAACGGGGAACGATTCTAGATATTTTAGCTTATGATCAAAAAGGACGAGTCTATGATATTGAACTACAGGTATTACAGAATAAGTTTCTTG of the Lactobacillus gasseri ATCC 33323 = JCM 1131 genome contains:
- a CDS encoding XkdX family protein translates to MFDFDFSSIYSNLESLCKSSLDNGYFTDNTIAGFVQQGTFDADGYKRITGDDYVAGDQNTVANG
- a CDS encoding phage holin; this translates as MSFEQIGDMLVVAVSVVIAIIFYVYSKNKIAIDKKAMQGDALAKAEKMIANSANAIVYQTEKEGGSGKDKLLAAFNYLIAILDLAHLPHPSTAYIKGEIEKSVTTMKQTKNFVDSMQTLTKEDDAAKQLKSKTIVGELKEVKK
- a CDS encoding GH25 family lysozyme, with product MVEVAKRSYGVDVSSHNNGNYSGSKFAVVKVSEGLDYRNPKAQSQVSTARANSMLPMAYHYARFSGNSNVAIQEGNYAVTSAKAVGLEAGTYLACDYEQGSGNETRGDRETNTTAILSFLDTIVGAGYKPLLYSGAYLMRDKINTSRILAKYPNCLWVAAYPSGNGTAVSEPNFGYFPSMNGVAIWQFTDNWRGLNVDGNISLIDLKNDSKPVAQPSVAQSASEKTWTDVQGMTWHEEHGTFITGGAINLRWGANTQSTLITTLPAGSEVKYNAWARDSAGRVWLQQPRENGKNGYLVGRVGSEPWGTFK
- a CDS encoding type I toxin-antitoxin system Fst family toxin codes for the protein MSSLKDFLTLVVAPILVGMVKSLFDHWLDDRRNNKKHK
- the wecB gene encoding non-hydrolyzing UDP-N-acetylglucosamine 2-epimerase codes for the protein MKKIKVMTVFGTRPEAIKMAPLVLKLKQDERFEEITVVSAQHREMLDQVLDIFKIKPDYDFNIMHKNQTLEDITSKVLMDMAKVIKTEHPDIVLVHGDTTTSFAAGLATFYEQTTLGHVEAGLRTWNKYSPFPEEMNRQMTDDLADLYFAPTELSKKNLIKENHPSDNIYVTGNTAIDALEQTVKKDYHHDVLDEIKPGNRAILVTMHRRENQGEPMRRVFKVMKQVVDSYDDVEIIYPVHLSPRVQAVAKEVLGGDPRIHLIKPLDVVDFHNLAKRSYFIMTDSGGVQEEAPSLGKPVLVLRDTTERPEGVEAGTLKLVGTEVDKVHDEMIRLLEDKKAYDEMANAKNPYGDGKASDRIMNAIAYYFDKEHNQKPADFR
- a CDS encoding GtrA family protein is translated as MTKRHHKRKGQKITQEQLRELGGRLVARHRNFYVYVIFCFLAAVINIVCFLLFHNVWKIPVIYANTIAFIISNLASFSFNKHSVFIQNVDKQHGVVYQLCLFFIYRIISLIPDNLIMLVGISWLHWNALFVKIVDQILVGIFNYLTTKSIFLNTSSKFAKRFKDHFNKKY
- a CDS encoding flavodoxin; translated protein: MKAQIVFASMTGNDEDMAEILEENLQDAGFDVKNIDVSFADATSYLDADLCVMVTYTYGEGVMTDELKDFYDQLITLDLSGKKFAVMGSGDKTYKDHYCENVDDFEKAFIKCGAVEVAKPVKIENAVDDEDIDLIDQATEEIVEAFND
- the map gene encoding type I methionyl aminopeptidase, whose protein sequence is MITIKSKRELQGMQKSGRVLAAMFEGLRDVIKPGISTWEIEEFAQDFMKKHGGRLSEQGFEGYKYGTCISVNDEIAHAIPRKDKILKEGDLVSVDVTCNVDGYETDSCTTYGVGEISAEDQKLMDVTKKAMYMGIDQAVVGNRIGDIGSVIQNYVENENGYGDVRELVGHGIQPSIHEDPEVPHWGKAGHGLRLREGMTITVEPMVEAGGDWRIEQKTVSDPNDDWVYYATPDGSKAAQFEHTFAITPDGPKILTLQKPYDGYEKYLPHFLDED
- a CDS encoding YihY/virulence factor BrkB family protein, translating into MKSFLNQTKNRITEFFQLLSKYISQGEINQTSIIIAYYVLLSIFPIIIIIGNVLPLFSIDTKPIARYLELIFPSQVSSLIMPIINALLKKHSSGFISLGIVIAIWSLSCLVNSVRLAANKIYGVDKKEKGKSWWNYLLARTFTFALSVILVAGFSIIIFVFTFGRQIMEFLAPIFNLSLWWVYKLENYRWPIIILMTVIINLYINYVIPNISVQKRVVWPGVCFTVASWGALSYFFGLYLRQFGTRWQNYGIVGSFIIFMLWLNIGSFLLLLGICINATGDELKDRKIEYSRSPILRIFRKNKKLPK
- the galU gene encoding UTP--glucose-1-phosphate uridylyltransferase GalU, with the protein product MKVRKAVIPAAGLGTRFLPATKAMPKEMVPIVDKPTIQFIVEEAKKSGIEDILIVTGKNKRSIEDHFDANPELEQDLEEKGKTELLHLTQSITNLGVNLYYTRQPHPAGLGDAILRARSFVGDEPFAVMLGDDLMDDKVPLTKQLIDRYDKTHASTIAVMPVPHEEVSKYGVIDPDNEIEPGLINVKAFVEKPDVDKAPSDYAIIGRYLLTPEIFDILAHQKPGRGGEIQLTDAIDTMNKTQRVFAHVFNGERHDVGNKEGYLETSIEYGLSHPQIKDDLRKYIIAMGQKLQNEDKKTNKKK